In Treponema vincentii, a single window of DNA contains:
- a CDS encoding TAXI family TRAP transporter solute-binding subunit, with amino-acid sequence MKTVRVTFGLLCMVALIVLTTIGCEKKESGEKSEHHLDRTKEFVTVATGPTSGIYFPIGGAFAEALKSAGYNTSSQATGASAENISMISKGEAELAIAMQDSVMQAYKGFGAYEGKANPKLRACMRLWPNYVQLVTLRKSGIKTVADLKGKRVGVGAANSGVELNARMIYEAYGLTYSDSKVDYLSYGEAIDQMKNGQCDAAFVTSGLPNGTIMELATSYDMEIVPIDGAGRDALIQKYPFFSQTIIPANTYNNTTDVDTVFVYNIMLVNSDLSEDVVYDMLTVIFDNISTIKASHNAANKHIDLSFGVEDVKIPLHPGAAKFWQEKGFKTPQN; translated from the coding sequence ATGAAAACAGTAAGAGTAACTTTCGGCCTGTTGTGTATGGTAGCATTGATTGTACTGACAACGATAGGCTGTGAAAAGAAAGAAAGCGGAGAGAAATCCGAGCATCACCTTGATAGGACAAAAGAGTTCGTCACGGTTGCAACAGGCCCGACAAGCGGTATTTATTTCCCGATCGGCGGAGCTTTTGCCGAAGCCTTAAAATCGGCTGGGTATAATACCAGTTCACAAGCGACCGGCGCGTCAGCCGAAAATATTTCGATGATCTCCAAAGGAGAGGCTGAGCTTGCAATCGCAATGCAGGACTCCGTCATGCAAGCATATAAGGGCTTCGGCGCCTATGAAGGTAAAGCAAATCCTAAGCTGAGAGCATGTATGCGTTTGTGGCCGAATTACGTACAGCTCGTAACGCTGCGTAAATCCGGTATTAAAACCGTCGCAGACCTGAAGGGAAAACGTGTCGGTGTCGGTGCTGCAAACTCCGGTGTTGAGTTAAATGCCCGTATGATTTATGAAGCCTATGGGTTGACATACTCCGATAGCAAGGTTGACTATTTGTCTTACGGTGAAGCAATCGATCAAATGAAAAACGGTCAGTGCGATGCAGCTTTTGTTACCTCCGGTTTGCCGAACGGAACGATTATGGAGCTTGCTACCAGCTATGATATGGAAATTGTTCCTATTGATGGGGCAGGTAGAGATGCGCTGATTCAAAAGTATCCGTTTTTCTCGCAAACGATTATTCCGGCAAACACTTATAACAACACAACAGATGTAGATACTGTCTTTGTATATAACATCATGTTGGTAAACAGCGACCTTTCCGAGGATGTCGTGTACGATATGCTGACTGTTATCTTCGATAATATTTCGACGATTAAAGCATCGCACAATGCGGCAAATAAGCATATCGATTTGTCCTTCGGTGTAGAGGATGTAAAAATTCCACTGCATCCGGGCGCTGCAAAGTTCTGGCAGGAAAAAGGCTTTAAGACTCCACAGAATTAA
- a CDS encoding DUF1850 domain-containing protein — MERLFVVLRLMPMRTSLHKACPFIFFVLLLTSCSSSESVEISNQVTKERYCIQTVQIGDVLSFEWEHSFEHILWKEFYRVTDEHTFKLFTIAVQGFGAGIPAEMDCTYRYEDGFIYMEHIEGSVFKEFNWIHSQKHLKNITINDTVLIRGEELPQRAKIRLSLQRLRKPSYNQNNKTIL, encoded by the coding sequence ATGGAACGGCTTTTTGTTGTATTGCGGCTCATGCCTATGCGGACATCCTTGCATAAAGCGTGTCCGTTTATTTTTTTCGTATTGCTGCTGACAAGCTGTTCCTCCAGTGAGTCTGTCGAAATTTCAAATCAGGTAACGAAAGAACGATATTGTATACAGACAGTGCAGATAGGCGATGTTCTTTCGTTTGAGTGGGAACATTCGTTTGAACATATCTTATGGAAAGAGTTTTATCGGGTAACCGATGAACATACGTTTAAACTTTTTACCATTGCCGTTCAAGGTTTCGGTGCCGGTATTCCGGCGGAGATGGACTGTACTTACCGATATGAGGACGGGTTTATCTATATGGAACATATAGAAGGCAGCGTGTTCAAAGAGTTTAATTGGATCCATTCGCAAAAGCATCTCAAAAATATCACGATAAATGATACCGTGCTCATACGGGGAGAAGAACTTCCCCAGCGGGCAAAAATACGGCTAAGCTTACAGAGACTTAGAAAGCCTTCCTATAACCAAAATAACAAAACGATTCTGTAA
- a CDS encoding exodeoxyribonuclease III yields the protein MTSIISWNVNGIRAAQKKGFLEWLYIENPDVLCLQETKARKEQLTSELINPVWKEGVYKTYWQAAKKPGYSGTAVFCKKEPLNIRTMNIPAFDDEGRVLVADFKTVSVISAYFPNSQEGGARLGYKLDFCAAMLEFCNALQKEGRHIVLCGDYNIAHNPIDLANPKANEQNPGYLPEERAWMDTFTQAGYTDTFRHFCAEPHQYTWWSYRFHAREKNIGWRIDYHCVDNAFLPNICESSIKADVLGSDHCPIKLVYKE from the coding sequence ATGACTTCAATTATTTCGTGGAACGTAAACGGCATCCGCGCCGCCCAAAAAAAAGGTTTTTTGGAATGGCTTTATATCGAAAACCCTGATGTACTGTGTTTACAGGAAACAAAGGCTCGGAAAGAGCAGCTGACTTCAGAATTGATCAACCCTGTTTGGAAAGAAGGCGTCTATAAAACATATTGGCAGGCAGCAAAAAAGCCCGGCTATTCGGGAACCGCCGTCTTCTGCAAAAAGGAACCGCTCAATATCCGCACGATGAACATTCCCGCCTTTGACGATGAGGGACGAGTGCTGGTAGCCGATTTTAAGACGGTATCGGTTATTTCCGCCTATTTTCCTAATTCCCAAGAAGGAGGAGCTCGGCTCGGCTATAAGCTCGATTTTTGCGCTGCGATGCTTGAGTTTTGTAATGCACTGCAAAAAGAAGGTCGGCATATTGTACTCTGCGGGGACTACAATATTGCGCATAATCCCATAGATCTTGCCAATCCAAAGGCAAACGAGCAAAATCCCGGCTATCTACCCGAAGAGCGGGCATGGATGGATACCTTTACGCAGGCGGGATACACCGACACTTTCCGGCATTTTTGTGCGGAACCTCATCAATATACGTGGTGGAGCTACCGTTTCCATGCCCGCGAGAAAAATATCGGGTGGAGAATAGACTATCACTGTGTAGACAACGCCTTTTTACCGAATATTTGCGAATCATCAATTAAAGCCGATGTATTGGGTTCCGACCATTGCCCCATCAAGTTGGTCTATAAGGAATAA